GTAAGAGCACGCACAATTACAGATACAGAAGTGGTGGTTTCTATAAAACATAGTTGGATGAATCAAAACCCGTTTAAAAGTATGTTTTGGGCTGCGCAAGGTATGGCAGCAGAAATGCCAACGGGAGTTTTGGTAATGAAGGCAATAGATGATTCTAAGCGGAAAGTATCGATGCTGGTAACAAAGCAAGAAGCTGAGTTCTTTAAAAAGGCAACAGGAAAAATCCTTTTTTCTTGCAAAGGTGGAAATGAGATTAGAGAGGCAATTCAAAAATCTATAGCCACAGGAGAAGGACAAGTAATTGTTTTAACATCCGAAGGGAAAAATAAAGAAGGTGTTGTGGTTTCTAGATTTCAATTCCATTGGAGTTTACGTGTAAAGAAATAAATTAGTCCTTCTTTTTGTATAATTCTGGTCTTTCTTCGTTGTAATCACAATCTTGAAAAATACCACAAGATACACTTGTACGTGCTAACGGTTTTGATGTTTCAAATTTATTATAGAAAGCTTCTATTTCTGGAGATAAATATTTCATAATTTCTTTTTTTTATAATTTACAAATTAGCTTTTTTCTAACTACATATCAAAAGTAATATTTTTGTTTGCGCAGTAAAACAACAAGAAGTTAATTTTGTGTTATAAGTAAAGTGATCAAATTAACTTTATCATAATGTAGATGAGTATATGTGATTTTGGAAAAAAGATTAGATACTTTTTAAGAAAGTAAAATTGATTAAATTTAAAAATTAATTATTTACTGATGTAACAAAAAGAGTCTAAAATCATCTTATAATATATAAACCTTAAAAACCGAGTTATGTTTCAAGATAAAATACCACAAAATTCATCTAATAGAAATGCACACGAAATAGATTATAAAATCTTTGGCGAAGAAATGCAGTTTGTAGAAATTGAGTTAGATCCGCAAGAAGGCGTAGTTGCAGAAGCAGGTACTTTTATGATGATGGACGACAACATTAAAATGAATACTATTTTAGGTGATGGTTCTAATCAAGAAACGGGTTTGTTAGGGAAGATATTTTCTGCAGGAAAAAGAATCTTAACCGGAGAAAGTTTATTTATGACTGTTTTTACAAA
The nucleotide sequence above comes from Polaribacter butkevichii. Encoded proteins:
- a CDS encoding DUF4442 domain-containing protein, whose amino-acid sequence is MKFTPRKVNLFNLVKLPLAYLGGVRARTITDTEVVVSIKHSWMNQNPFKSMFWAAQGMAAEMPTGVLVMKAIDDSKRKVSMLVTKQEAEFFKKATGKILFSCKGGNEIREAIQKSIATGEGQVIVLTSEGKNKEGVVVSRFQFHWSLRVKK